The Microbacterium horticulturae genome has a window encoding:
- a CDS encoding formimidoylglutamate deiminase: MTARFVVHARAALIDGAFATDVRIAARDGVIAEITAGVPEQPGELSLDVVVPGFVNAHSHAFHRLLRGRTHDRGGDFWVWRERMYHEAAALTPASYRALAEQVFREMRDAGYTAVGEFHYVHHQPDGTPYPDHAMERALADAAVAVGIRLVLLDTCYLRGGVGEPLTDRQRRFGDADAHAWLDRWHALREALTGGLVTVGAAVHSVRAVTPADLAVIGRELPADVPLHVHVSEQVAENDACREAYGVTPTRLLAEHGLLRATTATVHATHLTADDIALLGSAGASVVMCPTTEADLGDGIGPAPELRDAGVTLAIGSDQHAVIDPFEEVARLELDQRLCAQRRGVFTPAQLWHAGSAGGARALGLGGAAVRGLGSETPSGAPGSAPGLRVGDPFDAVAVDAATARTRGADLLQLPLVARAADVVATIVGGTVTRRTT; this comes from the coding sequence ATGACCGCGCGGTTCGTCGTGCACGCCCGTGCGGCTTTGATCGACGGGGCTTTCGCCACCGACGTGCGCATCGCCGCGCGCGACGGTGTCATCGCTGAGATCACGGCCGGCGTGCCGGAGCAGCCCGGTGAGTTGTCGCTCGATGTCGTGGTACCAGGCTTCGTCAACGCGCACTCGCATGCATTCCACCGGCTCCTGCGTGGACGCACACACGATCGGGGCGGCGACTTCTGGGTCTGGCGCGAGCGGATGTACCACGAGGCCGCGGCGCTGACGCCCGCGTCGTACCGCGCGCTCGCCGAGCAGGTTTTCCGGGAGATGCGGGACGCCGGCTACACCGCCGTCGGCGAGTTCCACTACGTGCATCATCAGCCCGACGGCACGCCGTACCCCGACCACGCGATGGAGCGGGCGCTCGCCGACGCCGCCGTGGCCGTCGGCATCCGGCTCGTGCTGCTGGACACCTGCTACCTGCGCGGGGGAGTGGGCGAGCCGCTGACCGACCGGCAGCGGCGGTTCGGCGATGCCGACGCGCACGCGTGGCTCGACCGCTGGCATGCCCTGCGTGAGGCGCTCACCGGGGGTCTTGTGACCGTGGGTGCCGCCGTGCACTCCGTGCGCGCGGTGACGCCCGCCGACCTCGCGGTGATCGGACGCGAACTGCCCGCCGACGTGCCGCTGCACGTGCACGTCTCGGAGCAGGTCGCCGAGAACGACGCCTGTCGCGAGGCCTACGGGGTGACGCCGACGCGGCTGCTGGCCGAGCACGGCCTTCTGCGCGCGACGACGGCCACCGTACACGCGACGCACCTGACCGCCGACGACATCGCGCTGCTGGGATCGGCCGGCGCGTCGGTCGTGATGTGCCCGACGACCGAGGCCGACCTCGGCGACGGCATCGGGCCCGCGCCCGAGCTGCGCGACGCCGGGGTGACGCTCGCGATCGGGTCGGACCAGCACGCCGTCATCGACCCGTTCGAAGAGGTCGCGCGCCTCGAGCTCGACCAGCGGCTGTGCGCCCAGCGGCGCGGCGTGTTCACCCCCGCGCAGCTGTGGCACGCGGGCTCGGCCGGCGGCGCCCGGGCGCTCGGGCTCGGCGGTGCGGCGGTGCGCGGGCTCGGGTCAGAGACGCCGTCGGGCGCGCCCGGGTCGGCGCCGGGGCTGCGCGTCGGCGACCCGTTCGATGCCGTGGCGGTGGATGCCGCGACCGCCCGCACCCGCGGCGCCGACCTCTTGCAGCTGCCGCTCGTGGCCCGCGCGGCGGACGTCGTCGCGACCATCGTCGGCGGTACCGTGACGCGAAGGACGACATGA
- the hutI gene encoding imidazolonepropionase, which produces MTATLITNIGELTTNVAAGSDPCGTLTDAAVLIEGTRIAWVGPAASAPVPHTAPAHLRERTTGGRENGYSPHPRPSDVLSRTNGAAALEREEVAVVDAAGRAVIPGFVDSHTHLVFGGDRADEFAARMAGQPYAAGGIRTTVAATRAAGDDQLRRRLARLVAELHAQGTTTFEIKTGYGLTVHDEARLARLAAEVTSEVTFLGAHVVPAEYADARDEYVDLVAGPMLAACAPHAKWVDVFCETGAFTADESRQVLEAGMARGLVPRVHGNQLGPGEGVRLAVSLGAASVDHCTYLGDDDVAGLAGSDTVATLLPGVEFSTRHPYPDARRLIDAGVTVALASDCNPGTSFTSSMPLMIALGVREMGMTVSEAVWAATAGGAAALRRDDIGRLAPGTRADLVVLDAPSRTHLAYRPGVPLVHAVYKDGARL; this is translated from the coding sequence ATGACCGCGACGCTCATCACGAACATCGGCGAGCTGACCACCAACGTCGCCGCAGGCAGTGACCCGTGCGGCACGCTGACCGATGCCGCCGTGCTCATCGAGGGCACCCGCATCGCGTGGGTGGGGCCCGCGGCATCCGCTCCCGTCCCTCACACCGCCCCCGCCCATCTCCGCGAGAGAACAACGGGCGGCCGAGAGAACGGTTATTCCCCGCATCCTCGTCCGTCCGATGTCCTCTCGCGCACGAATGGGGCGGCGGCGCTCGAGCGTGAGGAAGTCGCCGTGGTGGATGCCGCGGGTCGCGCCGTCATCCCGGGATTCGTCGACAGCCACACGCACCTCGTGTTCGGCGGCGACCGCGCCGACGAGTTCGCCGCGCGCATGGCCGGGCAGCCGTATGCCGCCGGCGGCATACGCACCACAGTCGCTGCGACACGTGCGGCTGGCGACGACCAGCTGCGCCGACGGCTCGCGCGTCTCGTGGCCGAGTTGCACGCGCAGGGCACGACCACGTTCGAGATCAAGACCGGCTATGGGCTCACCGTGCACGACGAGGCACGCCTGGCGCGGCTGGCCGCCGAGGTCACGAGCGAGGTCACGTTCCTGGGCGCGCACGTCGTACCCGCCGAATACGCCGACGCGCGTGACGAGTACGTCGACCTGGTCGCCGGCCCCATGCTCGCCGCGTGCGCGCCGCACGCGAAATGGGTCGACGTGTTCTGCGAGACCGGGGCCTTCACCGCCGACGAGTCACGCCAGGTGCTCGAAGCGGGCATGGCCCGCGGCCTCGTCCCGCGCGTGCACGGCAATCAGCTCGGCCCGGGAGAGGGTGTGCGCCTCGCGGTGTCGCTGGGCGCGGCATCCGTCGACCACTGCACGTATCTGGGCGACGATGACGTCGCGGGGCTCGCCGGATCCGACACCGTCGCGACCCTGCTGCCCGGCGTGGAGTTCTCCACCCGGCATCCCTATCCCGACGCCCGGCGGCTCATCGACGCCGGCGTCACGGTGGCCCTGGCCAGCGACTGCAACCCCGGCACGAGCTTCACGAGCTCGATGCCGCTGATGATCGCGCTCGGGGTGCGTGAAATGGGGATGACGGTGTCCGAGGCGGTCTGGGCGGCCACCGCCGGGGGCGCCGCCGCTCTGCGTCGCGACGACATCGGCCGCCTCGCACCCGGTACCCGGGCCGACCTCGTCGTGCTCGACGCGCCCAGCCGCACGCACCTGGCCTACCGACCCGGTGTGCCGCTCGTGCACGCCGTGTACAAAGACGGCGCGCGGCTCTGA
- a CDS encoding DUF445 domain-containing protein, whose translation MARTPTALLSPADRQRRRGLRRMKAIALGALVFLAVVFAVSFALEEQVPALSYVRAAAEGGMVGALADWFAVTALFRHPLGLPIPHTAIIPTRKDEIGRSLGEFVETNFLSAEVVRTKLASAAIARRLGAWLAEPAHAERVTEEAASMASAVLRALSDADVQDVIEDLAREHLVSPEWGPPAGAWLQRVTDAGAHHPAVDLAIDSLATWLEANRPAFEGLVSRRLPGWVPRIAHRFVDDTVYHEAMKFVQAVRADPQHPARIAVDGYLGRLADRLQNDPAMIGRVEDAKSAVFDSPRVRELAARAWETAKSGLLVALADPTSGLRVRAAAALAEVGERLQIEPALQQRVDGWVTDAAAFLVDRYRHDIASIITDTIERWDAAETTEKIELMVGRDLQYIRLNGTVIGAIAGAAIFTVAHLIAAL comes from the coding sequence ATGGCGCGCACCCCGACCGCACTGCTGAGTCCCGCAGACCGACAGCGACGCCGAGGACTGCGCCGCATGAAGGCGATAGCGCTGGGCGCGCTCGTCTTTCTCGCCGTCGTGTTCGCCGTCTCGTTCGCGCTCGAAGAGCAGGTTCCGGCGCTCTCGTATGTGCGCGCCGCCGCCGAGGGCGGCATGGTGGGCGCGCTGGCCGACTGGTTCGCGGTGACAGCGCTGTTCCGGCATCCCCTCGGCCTTCCCATCCCGCACACGGCGATCATCCCGACGCGCAAGGACGAGATCGGTCGCTCGCTCGGCGAGTTCGTCGAGACGAACTTCCTCTCCGCCGAGGTCGTGCGCACCAAGCTCGCGTCGGCCGCGATAGCGCGGCGCCTGGGAGCGTGGCTGGCCGAACCGGCGCACGCCGAGCGCGTCACCGAAGAGGCCGCCAGCATGGCATCGGCGGTGCTGCGCGCGCTCAGCGACGCCGATGTGCAAGACGTCATCGAGGACCTGGCGCGCGAGCACCTCGTCTCGCCCGAGTGGGGGCCGCCCGCCGGAGCGTGGCTGCAGAGGGTGACGGATGCCGGAGCCCACCACCCCGCGGTGGATCTGGCCATCGATTCGCTCGCGACGTGGCTCGAGGCGAACCGCCCGGCGTTCGAGGGCCTCGTCTCGCGTCGGCTGCCGGGTTGGGTGCCGCGCATCGCGCACCGCTTCGTCGACGACACCGTCTACCACGAGGCGATGAAGTTCGTGCAGGCCGTGCGGGCCGACCCGCAGCATCCCGCCCGCATCGCCGTCGACGGATACCTCGGCCGCCTCGCCGACCGCCTGCAGAACGACCCCGCCATGATCGGCCGCGTCGAAGACGCCAAATCGGCCGTGTTCGACAGCCCTCGCGTGCGGGAGCTGGCCGCACGCGCGTGGGAGACCGCGAAGTCCGGTCTGCTGGTGGCGCTGGCCGACCCCACGAGCGGACTGCGCGTGCGCGCTGCGGCGGCGCTGGCTGAAGTCGGCGAGCGCCTGCAGATCGAGCCCGCGCTGCAGCAGCGCGTGGATGGCTGGGTGACCGACGCCGCGGCGTTTCTCGTGGATCGCTACCGGCACGACATCGCGTCGATCATCACCGACACGATCGAGCGGTGGGATGCCGCGGAGACCACCGAGAAGATCGAGCTCATGGTGGGGCGCGACCTGCAGTACATCCGGTTGAACGGCACCGTGATCGGCGCTATCGCGGGAGCGGCCATTTTCACAGTCGCGCACCTCATCGCCGCACTGTGA
- the hutU gene encoding urocanate hydratase produces the protein MQGAREVRAPRGAERTAKSWGAEAAKRMLMNNLDPEVAEHPDDLVVYGGSGRAARSWEAFDAIVRTLDELEPDETLLVQSGKPVGVFRTHEWAPRVLIANANLVGDWATWPEFRRLEALGLTMYGQMTAGSWIYIGTQGILQGTYETFAAVARVLGRDSLAGTLTLTAGCGGMGGAQPLAVTMNEGTVLIVDVDESRLARRVAHGYLDEYTTDLDAAIARVVAAKDAGEALSVGVVGNAAEVFPELLARGIPIDIVTDQTSAHDPLAYLPTGVAFDEWREAAAADPEGFTHRARASMAAHVGAMVGFLDAGAAVFDYGNSIRAEAELGGCERAFAFPGFVPAYIRPQFQEGRGPFRWAALSGDPEDIYKTDRAIAELFPDDKPLHRWLDKAADKVHFEGLPARICWLGYKERHLAGLKFNEMVASGELSAPIVIGRDHLDSGSVASPYRETESMKDGSDAIADWPLLNALLNTSSGASWVSIHHGGGVGIGRSIHAGQVTVADGSALAAEKLERVLTNDPGSGVMRHVDAGYAHARDVALQRGLKIPMLPEG, from the coding sequence ATGCAGGGAGCACGAGAGGTGCGGGCGCCGCGCGGCGCCGAGCGCACCGCGAAGAGCTGGGGCGCCGAAGCCGCCAAGCGCATGCTCATGAACAACCTCGACCCCGAAGTGGCCGAGCACCCCGACGACCTCGTCGTCTACGGCGGCAGCGGCCGTGCGGCGCGCAGCTGGGAGGCGTTCGATGCAATAGTGCGCACGCTCGACGAGCTCGAGCCCGACGAGACGCTGCTCGTGCAGTCGGGCAAGCCGGTCGGCGTGTTCCGCACGCACGAGTGGGCGCCGCGGGTGCTCATCGCCAACGCGAACCTCGTCGGCGACTGGGCGACGTGGCCCGAGTTCCGCCGGCTCGAGGCGCTGGGCCTGACGATGTACGGGCAGATGACCGCGGGCTCGTGGATCTACATCGGCACGCAGGGCATTCTGCAGGGTACATACGAGACGTTCGCCGCGGTCGCCCGCGTGCTCGGCCGCGACTCGCTGGCCGGCACGCTGACGCTGACCGCCGGCTGCGGTGGCATGGGCGGTGCGCAGCCGCTCGCCGTCACCATGAACGAGGGCACCGTGCTCATCGTCGACGTCGACGAGTCGCGGCTGGCACGCCGCGTCGCGCACGGCTATCTCGACGAGTACACGACCGACCTCGACGCGGCCATCGCACGCGTGGTCGCCGCCAAAGACGCCGGCGAGGCGCTCTCGGTCGGCGTCGTCGGCAACGCGGCCGAGGTCTTTCCGGAGCTTCTGGCCCGAGGCATCCCGATCGACATCGTCACCGACCAGACGAGCGCGCACGATCCGCTCGCGTACCTGCCGACGGGCGTTGCGTTCGACGAGTGGAGGGAGGCCGCAGCCGCCGACCCCGAGGGCTTCACGCACCGGGCGCGCGCATCGATGGCCGCGCACGTGGGTGCGATGGTCGGATTCTTGGATGCCGGAGCCGCCGTGTTCGACTACGGCAACTCGATCCGCGCCGAGGCGGAGCTCGGCGGCTGCGAGCGGGCGTTCGCGTTTCCCGGATTCGTGCCGGCCTACATCCGCCCGCAGTTCCAAGAGGGGCGTGGCCCGTTCCGCTGGGCGGCGCTGTCGGGCGATCCCGAAGACATCTACAAGACCGACCGGGCGATCGCCGAGCTCTTCCCCGACGACAAGCCGCTGCACCGCTGGCTCGACAAGGCGGCGGACAAGGTGCATTTCGAGGGGCTGCCGGCCCGCATCTGCTGGCTCGGATACAAGGAACGACACCTGGCGGGGCTGAAGTTCAACGAGATGGTCGCCTCCGGCGAGCTTTCGGCGCCCATCGTGATCGGCCGCGACCACCTCGACTCGGGCTCGGTCGCCTCGCCGTATCGCGAGACGGAGTCGATGAAGGACGGATCTGACGCCATCGCCGACTGGCCGCTGCTGAACGCGCTGCTGAACACGTCGTCGGGCGCGTCGTGGGTGTCTATCCACCACGGCGGCGGCGTGGGCATCGGCCGCTCGATCCACGCCGGGCAGGTCACCGTTGCCGACGGCTCGGCGCTGGCCGCCGAGAAGCTCGAGCGCGTGCTCACCAACGATCCCGGTTCGGGCGTCATGCGGCACGTCGATGCGGGCTACGCGCACGCGCGCGACGTAGCCCTTCAGCGGGGCCTGAAGATTCCGATGCTGCCGGAGGGCTGA
- a CDS encoding gamma-glutamylcyclotransferase family protein, with translation MSSKDQLLFTYGTLRYADVQLDTFGRLVDGDDDELVGFVLGDAPIDDPRVVELSGSALHTIAIATGDDTDRIPGTVLRISEDELASADDYEVAIYRRVQVPLASGRTAWTYVSA, from the coding sequence GTGTCTTCCAAAGATCAGCTTCTGTTCACGTATGGCACGCTGCGGTACGCCGACGTGCAGCTCGACACCTTCGGTCGCCTCGTCGACGGCGACGACGACGAGCTCGTGGGCTTCGTGCTCGGCGATGCCCCGATCGACGACCCGCGGGTGGTGGAGCTGTCGGGCTCGGCGCTGCACACCATCGCTATCGCGACGGGCGACGACACCGATCGGATTCCCGGCACGGTGCTGCGGATCAGCGAGGACGAGCTCGCCTCGGCCGACGACTACGAGGTCGCTATCTACCGCCGCGTGCAGGTGCCGCTGGCCAGCGGCCGCACCGCCTGGACATACGTGAGCGCATGA
- a CDS encoding type IV toxin-antitoxin system AbiEi family antitoxin domain-containing protein, translated as MEAKVDTGPAPRMVRTQHLRQRGVTHRQIAAAVADGRLIRLRRGVFGATDLSTDCVDAARCLGRLTCVSELQRRKVFVLHRPDRLHLHVAPSSSRLPVGVKNHRVHRDELRRTPVPDSLSVEFFDALVHAVCCQEPRAAIASIDSALHHGLLRTDELDELFAALPRRFRRLRRLLDGRAESGPETLLRLILRSIGCAFDVQVRIRRVGRVDFLVDGWLIIECDSEEFHSSWADQRRDRRRDLAAAAQGYATFRPIAEDIMWHPDEVRAAVLGLLALRRSR; from the coding sequence ATGGAGGCGAAGGTCGACACCGGGCCCGCACCCCGGATGGTGCGGACGCAGCACCTCCGTCAACGAGGTGTCACCCACCGCCAGATCGCCGCAGCCGTTGCCGACGGCAGGCTCATCCGCCTTCGCCGTGGCGTCTTCGGCGCGACGGACCTCTCCACTGACTGCGTCGATGCCGCTCGGTGTCTGGGGCGACTTACGTGTGTTTCGGAGTTGCAGCGCAGGAAGGTGTTCGTCCTGCACAGGCCTGATCGTCTGCACCTGCACGTGGCGCCCAGTTCCTCGAGACTGCCTGTCGGGGTGAAGAACCATCGCGTGCACCGCGATGAGCTCAGGCGGACGCCCGTACCTGACTCTCTCAGCGTCGAGTTTTTTGATGCGCTGGTGCATGCGGTCTGCTGCCAGGAGCCGCGGGCGGCGATTGCGTCGATAGATTCGGCATTGCACCATGGACTGTTGCGTACGGACGAGTTGGATGAGCTCTTCGCGGCGTTGCCGCGCCGGTTCCGCCGGCTGCGCCGCCTGCTCGACGGCCGTGCTGAATCGGGTCCTGAGACGTTGTTGCGGCTCATCCTCCGGTCGATCGGCTGTGCTTTCGATGTGCAAGTCCGCATCCGCCGCGTCGGTCGCGTCGATTTCCTCGTGGACGGCTGGTTGATCATCGAATGCGACAGCGAGGAGTTCCACAGCTCGTGGGCGGACCAGAGGCGGGACAGAAGGCGAGACCTCGCGGCCGCGGCACAGGGGTATGCGACGTTCCGGCCCATCGCCGAAGACATCATGTGGCACCCGGACGAGGTGCGCGCGGCCGTCCTCGGACTCCTTGCGCTGCGTCGATCGCGCTGA
- the hutH gene encoding histidine ammonia-lyase, with protein sequence MSTTIVTVGAAPLTPAEVVAVARDGARVEIAPAAFARVAESRALIERRASDPAPHYGVSTGFGALATTFIAPERRRQLQASLIRSHAAGTGAEVEGEVVRALQVLRLQTLASGRTGVRAEVVMTYAGLLNAGIVPIVREYGSLGCSGDLAPLAHVALAAMGEGEVRVAGERVDAAAALAAASLAPLVLEEKEGLALINGTDGMLGMLLLALADLDVLFDTADIAAALSIESQLGTAAVFAEDLMALRPQVGQATSAARLRALLEPSPIVQSHRGPEDGRVQDAYSLRCAPQVHGAARDTADHARLIATRELQAVVDNPVVTLDGRIESNGNFHGAPVAYVLDFLAIAVADIASISERRTDRALDVARNRELPPFLADEAGVDSGLMIAQYAAAGIVSELKRLAVPASVDSIPSSAMQEDHVSMGWSAARKLRRAIDGLARVLAVEVITGSRALDLRAPLQPGPGTGAVRDLLRQEGVAGPGHDRFVSPDIETATELVISGAVRAAAFEGGK encoded by the coding sequence ATGAGCACGACCATCGTCACCGTCGGGGCTGCGCCCCTCACCCCCGCAGAGGTCGTCGCGGTCGCCCGCGACGGCGCGCGCGTCGAGATCGCCCCGGCCGCCTTCGCGCGCGTCGCGGAAAGCCGCGCCCTCATCGAGCGCCGCGCCTCCGACCCGGCCCCGCATTACGGCGTCTCGACCGGATTCGGGGCACTGGCAACCACGTTCATCGCGCCCGAGCGGCGGCGCCAGCTGCAGGCGAGCCTCATCCGCTCGCATGCCGCCGGCACCGGCGCCGAGGTCGAAGGCGAGGTCGTGCGCGCGCTGCAGGTGCTGCGGCTGCAGACGCTGGCCAGCGGCCGCACGGGCGTGCGCGCCGAGGTCGTCATGACCTACGCCGGACTCTTGAATGCCGGCATCGTCCCCATCGTGCGCGAGTACGGCTCCCTCGGCTGCTCAGGCGATCTCGCCCCGCTCGCGCACGTCGCGCTGGCCGCGATGGGCGAGGGCGAGGTGCGTGTCGCGGGAGAGAGAGTGGATGCCGCCGCAGCCCTGGCCGCGGCATCCCTCGCTCCTCTCGTGCTCGAAGAGAAGGAGGGCCTTGCCCTCATCAACGGCACCGACGGCATGCTCGGGATGCTGCTGCTCGCCCTCGCCGATCTCGACGTGCTGTTCGACACCGCCGACATCGCCGCGGCTCTCTCGATCGAGAGCCAGCTGGGCACCGCAGCCGTCTTCGCCGAAGACCTCATGGCGCTGCGCCCGCAAGTCGGGCAGGCGACCAGCGCCGCGCGCCTGCGCGCGCTGCTCGAGCCGTCGCCGATCGTGCAGAGCCATCGGGGGCCCGAGGACGGGCGTGTGCAAGACGCCTACTCGCTTCGCTGCGCGCCCCAGGTGCACGGCGCCGCGCGCGATACCGCCGACCACGCGCGGCTGATCGCCACCCGCGAGCTGCAGGCCGTCGTCGACAACCCGGTCGTTACGCTCGACGGGCGCATCGAGTCGAACGGCAACTTCCACGGGGCACCGGTCGCGTATGTGCTCGATTTCCTCGCGATCGCTGTGGCCGACATCGCCAGCATCTCCGAGCGGCGCACCGACCGAGCGCTCGACGTCGCGCGCAACCGCGAGCTGCCGCCGTTCCTCGCCGACGAGGCCGGCGTCGACTCGGGCCTGATGATCGCGCAGTATGCGGCCGCCGGGATCGTGTCCGAGCTCAAGCGCCTGGCCGTGCCCGCCTCGGTCGACTCGATCCCGTCGTCGGCCATGCAGGAGGACCACGTCTCAATGGGCTGGTCGGCGGCCCGAAAACTGCGCCGCGCTATCGACGGCCTGGCGCGGGTGCTTGCGGTCGAGGTCATCACCGGCAGCCGGGCCCTCGACCTGCGCGCGCCGCTGCAGCCGGGACCCGGAACCGGCGCCGTGCGCGATCTGCTGCGCCAGGAGGGCGTCGCCGGCCCCGGACACGACCGGTTCGTGAGCCCCGACATCGAGACCGCGACCGAACTGGTGATCAGCGGCGCCGTGCGCGCCGCCGCATTCGAAGGAGGCAAGTGA
- a CDS encoding YbaK/EbsC family protein gives MPDPLPTRARLVEAALRDAGIPGEIVVLPDSAATAPLAAAALGVEVGAIANSLVFWSDDEPLLVMTSGAHRVDTKALAHRLGRQKIQRATPDQVRDATGQTIGGVAPTGHPAPVTTVVDRDLASYDQIWAAAGTPHTVFPLTFAELVHLTRGTVERVD, from the coding sequence ATGCCCGACCCGCTCCCGACCCGCGCGCGCCTCGTGGAGGCCGCGTTGCGCGATGCCGGCATCCCCGGCGAGATCGTCGTCCTGCCCGACTCGGCGGCCACCGCGCCGCTGGCGGCCGCGGCCCTCGGCGTCGAGGTCGGCGCGATCGCGAACAGCCTCGTGTTCTGGTCGGACGACGAGCCGCTTCTGGTCATGACCAGCGGCGCGCACCGCGTCGACACGAAGGCGCTCGCGCACCGGCTGGGACGGCAGAAGATCCAGCGGGCCACGCCCGATCAGGTGCGGGATGCCACGGGCCAGACCATCGGAGGCGTCGCACCGACCGGTCACCCGGCGCCCGTGACCACCGTCGTCGACCGCGATCTGGCATCGTACGACCAGATCTGGGCTGCGGCCGGCACGCCGCACACGGTGTTTCCGCTGACGTTCGCCGAGCTCGTGCACCTGACCCGCGGCACCGTCGAGCGGGTGGACTGA
- a CDS encoding allantoate amidohydrolase, whose amino-acid sequence MTVTARLAEIAELGRDAERGGYSRHLFDAADAPLRDWFRRSASALGLAVEEDGDANLWAWWGEAGSGVVATGSHIDSVPGGGAYDGPLGIAAAFEAVAQLQAEGFTPARPVAVCAFAEEEGSRFGLPCLGTRLLTGATDAATALERVDAAGTTLADAWRASGRDVAAVGADPERIARLAAFVELHVEQGRDLEDRGIPISTASAIIPHGRWRLEVTGSGNHAGTTTMDQRADPVVAAARVVLAVQQEALSRPPARGTIGKVQVIPGGTNVIASRVVAWLDLRADRDDDVRALFEAVLAAAREGVEAEGCTLDVHEESFTARVDFDAAVTARVAAALRPEFGEVPAIPTGAGHDAGILAAHVPTAMLFVRNPTGVSHAPGESARDEDCEAGATALAAALRELAGGA is encoded by the coding sequence GTGACCGTCACGGCGCGCCTCGCCGAGATCGCCGAGCTGGGCCGCGACGCCGAGCGCGGCGGCTACTCACGGCACCTGTTCGATGCGGCCGACGCGCCGCTGCGCGACTGGTTCCGGCGCAGTGCTTCGGCCCTCGGGCTGGCGGTCGAGGAGGACGGCGACGCCAACCTCTGGGCGTGGTGGGGCGAGGCCGGTTCCGGGGTCGTGGCCACCGGCAGCCACATCGACTCGGTGCCCGGCGGTGGCGCCTACGATGGGCCGCTCGGCATCGCCGCGGCGTTCGAGGCCGTGGCGCAGCTGCAGGCGGAGGGATTCACGCCCGCGCGGCCGGTGGCGGTGTGCGCGTTCGCCGAGGAAGAGGGGTCGCGGTTCGGCCTGCCGTGTCTGGGCACGCGGCTGCTGACCGGTGCGACTGATGCGGCGACGGCCCTGGAGAGGGTGGATGCCGCGGGCACGACCCTCGCCGACGCGTGGCGCGCCTCAGGGCGCGACGTGGCCGCTGTCGGCGCCGACCCCGAGCGCATTGCGCGGCTGGCGGCCTTCGTCGAGCTGCACGTCGAACAGGGACGCGATCTCGAGGATCGTGGCATCCCGATCTCAACGGCCTCGGCGATCATCCCGCACGGCCGGTGGCGGCTGGAGGTCACAGGTTCGGGCAACCACGCCGGCACGACGACCATGGACCAGCGTGCCGACCCGGTCGTGGCCGCCGCCCGCGTCGTGCTCGCAGTACAGCAGGAGGCGCTATCGCGCCCGCCCGCACGCGGCACTATCGGCAAGGTGCAGGTCATTCCCGGCGGCACGAACGTCATAGCCTCGCGCGTCGTCGCCTGGCTCGACCTGCGCGCCGACCGCGACGACGACGTGCGCGCGCTGTTCGAGGCCGTGCTCGCCGCGGCGCGTGAGGGTGTCGAGGCCGAAGGGTGCACGCTCGACGTGCACGAGGAGTCGTTCACCGCGCGCGTCGATTTCGACGCCGCGGTGACGGCACGGGTCGCCGCGGCCCTGCGGCCGGAGTTCGGCGAGGTGCCGGCGATTCCCACCGGGGCGGGGCACGATGCCGGCATCCTCGCGGCACACGTGCCGACCGCGATGCTGTTCGTGCGCAACCCCACCGGTGTCTCGCACGCGCCCGGCGAGAGCGCCCGCGACGAGGACTGCGAGGCAGGGGCGACGGCGCTCGCCGCGGCCCTGCGCGAACTGGCGGGTGGGGCATGA
- a CDS encoding metal-sensitive transcriptional regulator, with the protein MIEDIKKRALHRTAIIEGQVRGLAKMIENEDYCMDMIAQSRAIQKALESLDKLLLENHLRTHVTHMFEHGGDEREQAVAELLKAYDVGNR; encoded by the coding sequence GTGATCGAAGACATCAAGAAGCGGGCGCTGCATCGAACGGCGATCATCGAGGGCCAGGTGCGCGGGCTTGCCAAGATGATCGAGAACGAGGACTACTGCATGGACATGATCGCGCAGTCGCGCGCGATCCAGAAGGCACTCGAGTCGCTCGACAAGCTGCTGCTCGAGAACCACCTGCGCACCCACGTCACGCACATGTTCGAGCACGGCGGCGACGAGCGCGAGCAGGCCGTGGCCGAACTGCTGAAGGCCTACGACGTCGGTAACCGCTGA
- a CDS encoding pilus assembly protein CpaE, giving the protein MISTERARELREAGLVWHPQSGDRFQLDEPEFEADVFTVSDMTIEARNFSTGGILAFNGTTEWALDSVAQEDALWLPSEEQLRELLRGTFRILRRLSDTYEVEVEIAGRRVVFAHPEPADAYALALLELLHRVTG; this is encoded by the coding sequence ATGATCTCGACCGAGCGTGCGCGCGAGCTGCGCGAGGCGGGCCTGGTGTGGCATCCGCAGTCCGGCGACAGATTCCAGCTCGACGAGCCGGAGTTCGAGGCCGACGTGTTCACCGTCAGCGACATGACGATCGAGGCCCGCAACTTCTCGACCGGCGGCATCCTCGCCTTCAACGGCACGACGGAGTGGGCACTCGACTCCGTCGCCCAGGAAGACGCGCTGTGGCTGCCATCCGAGGAGCAGCTGCGCGAGCTTCTGCGCGGCACGTTCCGCATACTGCGGCGCCTGTCCGACACCTACGAGGTAGAGGTCGAGATCGCCGGGCGCAGGGTGGTGTTCGCCCATCCCGAGCCGGCCGACGCATACGCACTCGCGCTGCTGGAGCTGTTGCATCGGGTGACCGGCTGA